A genomic region of Spirochaetota bacterium contains the following coding sequences:
- a CDS encoding DUF4914 family protein, which produces MKSIITCLRVPEYVINLLNSTNVTVANTIEDLFDLSLKFGNNGVQKVIYEVPGRGEYCEAIVNKVKNGISVNYTEAYMRRRDPDSMVIGDDFPTDKVTYKQRFGKEFNEVKKETFEWLQKQKLAVFFFKAGQLDNYHGMAIAPANAGFFCLGLGILQGIIDTRNIEGNIEIKCILYIAPVFRHTHFNGKQIVVHCRSKNLHEIYSYNLYPGPSAKKGVYSALLDFGEREGWVTNHCAVVQVITPYGNKVTIMHEGASGSGKSETNENIHRDRDGTIQFAENILTGESFRLVLPRGCSLRPVVDDMGLCHPSFQKNDGYIYIKDAESGWFIRVNHIEQYGTDPDIESLSIHPKVPLMFLNIDAQPHSTALLWEHIEDEPGKPCPNPRFIVPRSIMPHIVKGVVQIHIRSFGVRTPPSTKESPNYGILGLFHILPPALAWLWRLVSPRGHDNPSIVMTEGIQSEGIGSFGPFLTGKKVNFANLLLNQIVESPKVRYVLVPNQYIGAWKVGFNPQWIMREYLARRGGVKFFADEISESRCPLLGFSLNKLVVEGMEIEKFLLKPELQNEVGEEAYDKGAQILVDFFKKELMGYYKDPSLLPLGKKIIECCLSDGSVNDYMQLVKDEGFIVED; this is translated from the coding sequence TTCACTCAAATTTGGAAATAACGGAGTGCAAAAGGTTATATATGAAGTTCCTGGGAGAGGGGAATACTGTGAAGCAATTGTAAACAAGGTTAAAAATGGTATTTCTGTAAATTACACCGAAGCATATATGCGAAGAAGAGACCCGGATAGCATGGTCATTGGCGATGATTTTCCTACCGACAAAGTAACATACAAACAAAGATTTGGAAAAGAGTTCAATGAAGTAAAAAAAGAGACATTTGAGTGGCTGCAAAAACAAAAATTGGCAGTGTTTTTCTTCAAGGCTGGGCAGCTTGATAACTACCACGGTATGGCGATAGCACCTGCAAATGCTGGCTTTTTCTGTTTAGGCCTTGGAATATTACAAGGAATTATCGACACCAGAAACATTGAAGGCAATATTGAAATTAAATGTATACTATACATAGCACCGGTGTTCAGACATACACATTTCAATGGAAAACAGATAGTTGTACATTGCAGGAGCAAAAATCTGCATGAAATTTATAGCTATAATCTATACCCAGGACCAAGTGCTAAGAAAGGAGTATACTCAGCACTACTAGATTTTGGCGAAAGAGAAGGTTGGGTAACAAATCATTGTGCAGTAGTTCAGGTTATTACGCCTTATGGTAATAAAGTGACAATAATGCACGAAGGAGCAAGTGGCAGTGGTAAAAGCGAAACAAACGAAAATATTCATCGTGACAGAGATGGGACAATACAATTTGCTGAAAATATATTAACAGGTGAATCATTTAGATTAGTTTTACCAAGAGGTTGTTCTTTGCGTCCTGTAGTTGATGATATGGGATTATGCCATCCGTCTTTCCAAAAAAATGATGGGTATATTTATATAAAAGACGCAGAATCTGGATGGTTTATCCGTGTTAATCATATTGAACAGTATGGTACTGACCCTGATATTGAATCGCTTTCAATACATCCCAAAGTGCCGTTAATGTTTTTGAATATTGATGCTCAACCACATAGTACTGCACTTTTGTGGGAACATATTGAAGATGAACCAGGCAAACCATGTCCAAACCCTCGTTTTATAGTTCCTCGCAGTATTATGCCGCACATAGTAAAAGGTGTTGTCCAAATTCACATTAGAAGTTTTGGAGTACGTACACCCCCTTCAACTAAAGAAAGTCCAAATTATGGGATTTTGGGCTTGTTCCATATATTACCACCAGCTTTAGCATGGCTGTGGCGATTGGTATCACCGCGAGGTCATGATAACCCTAGTATTGTTATGACCGAAGGTATTCAATCAGAAGGAATTGGCTCATTTGGGCCGTTTTTAACAGGGAAAAAAGTAAATTTTGCAAACCTTTTACTTAATCAGATAGTAGAATCTCCAAAAGTAAGATATGTCCTTGTGCCTAATCAATATATTGGTGCATGGAAGGTTGGGTTTAATCCGCAATGGATTATGCGAGAGTATCTGGCCAGACGAGGTGGAGTAAAGTTTTTTGCTGATGAGATTTCAGAATCACGGTGTCCATTGTTGGGATTTTCACTCAACAAACTGGTGGTAGAAGGTATGGAAATTGAGAAATTTCTGCTAAAACCGGAGCTGCAAAATGAGGTTGGTGAAGAAGCGTATGATAAAGGGGCACAGATACTTGTTGATTTTTTCAAGAAAGAGCTAATGGGTTATTATAAAGATCCGTCTCTTCTGCCTTTAGGAAAGAAGATAATTGAATGCTGCTTATCTGATGGATCTGTTAATGACTATATGCAGTTGGTTAAAGATGAAGGTTTTATTGTGGAAGATTAG
- a CDS encoding HAD family hydrolase, translated as MQYKRAVFLDRDGTIIKDKGYIGDITKVTFFPFAFDALLKIQQFFMLFIVTNQAGIAKGIVTHDEVTAVNSYIVRVLSNKGIKIQALYCCPHKKEDDCKCRKPKPYFIEQAISKYKIDSSKSFVVGDHPSDVMLAQNAGMQGIYVLTGHGQKHRGEINNNVIVKKNLHYAVDYILKSVNTQ; from the coding sequence ATGCAGTATAAAAGAGCGGTATTTCTTGATAGAGATGGCACAATTATTAAGGATAAAGGTTATATTGGGGATATAACGAAAGTTACATTTTTCCCTTTTGCTTTTGATGCATTACTGAAAATTCAGCAATTCTTTATGTTGTTCATTGTTACCAATCAGGCTGGGATTGCAAAGGGAATTGTAACGCACGATGAAGTTACAGCGGTTAATAGTTATATTGTAAGAGTGCTATCAAATAAAGGAATTAAAATCCAAGCGCTATATTGCTGCCCTCATAAAAAAGAAGATGATTGTAAGTGCCGTAAACCAAAACCATATTTTATTGAACAGGCAATCAGTAAATACAAGATTGATAGTAGCAAATCATTTGTAGTTGGTGATCATCCATCGGATGTTATGTTGGCACAAAATGCTGGGATGCAGGGTATATATGTGTTGACAGGGCATGGGCAAAAGCATAGAGGTGAGATAAATAATAATGTTATTGTTAAAAAGAATCTACATTATGCAGTTGATTATATTCTAAAGAGTGTGAATACACAATGA
- a CDS encoding glycerophosphodiester phosphodiesterase yields MKKPFFEKPARIFAHRGYSKEYPENTALAFEKAIELGADVIETDAHLTKDGHVVIVHDKELSHITNGKGNVNELTLHEIKQLDAAYYFTKDGESYPYRGKGITILTLEEMLDVFPNQRFNVDLKDDNLTLAEKFCDTVLKFKAEHRVLGASQYGKNLQYIRNRIPVMATSFGLWGVLGFYFVFRAGLLGLFKKFPGDALQIPEYVGPSHLANGALVRMAHERGIQVDVWTVNNERDMRRLLDIDVDGIVTDDVPLLKKVLEDYPLK; encoded by the coding sequence ATGAAAAAGCCATTTTTTGAAAAACCTGCACGCATTTTTGCACATAGGGGATATTCAAAGGAATACCCGGAAAATACAGCACTGGCGTTTGAAAAAGCAATTGAGTTAGGAGCAGATGTCATTGAAACAGATGCCCATTTAACAAAAGATGGTCATGTAGTGATAGTTCATGACAAGGAGCTATCGCACATTACTAATGGTAAAGGGAATGTGAATGAGCTTACGTTGCATGAAATTAAGCAATTAGATGCAGCATATTATTTTACAAAGGATGGCGAAAGCTATCCCTACAGGGGCAAAGGTATTACCATCTTGACGCTTGAGGAGATGCTTGATGTTTTTCCAAATCAACGATTTAATGTTGACCTTAAGGATGATAACTTAACGCTTGCGGAAAAGTTTTGTGATACTGTACTGAAGTTTAAAGCTGAACACAGAGTGCTTGGTGCATCTCAATATGGTAAAAATTTACAATATATTCGCAATCGCATTCCCGTTATGGCAACATCATTTGGGCTGTGGGGAGTGCTGGGATTTTATTTTGTGTTTAGGGCTGGACTTTTAGGGCTTTTCAAAAAATTTCCTGGTGATGCACTGCAGATTCCTGAATATGTAGGCCCTTCGCACCTAGCTAATGGAGCATTGGTGCGAATGGCGCATGAACGCGGGATACAGGTTGATGTTTGGACAGTTAACAACGAGCGCGATATGCGCAGGCTTCTAGATATTGATGTAGATGGTATTGTAACCGATGATGTGCCACTGTTAAAGAAAGTGTTAGAGGATTATCCGTTGAAGTAG